DNA sequence from the Cupriavidus oxalaticus genome:
CGGATCTCGTCCTCCCAGTCGATATCGTCGGGCGCGGCGGTGATCAGTCCGAGCGAGTCGGCGCTGAGCGCGTCGAGCGGCGCGCCGATGTGTTCGCGCACCGCGGTCAGTGCGGTCTCGTCGCCATAGAAGCGCGCGGCCAGCCGGGTTTGCCCGTTCGGCATCGGGTAGCGGCCGAAATTGACCGCGGACACGAAGATGCGCGGCGCGTCGTCGGGGGCGTCGGGCAGGTGCAGCATGTAGCTGCGGTCGGCCGCCAGCGCCAGTTCGAGCAGCGTGCCGGCAAAGCACGAATCCTGCTCGATCAGCGCGATCAGGCTGCGCGACGACACGTCCAGCCGCGCCAGCGTACGGCGCAGCATGCCGATGGTCTCGCGCACGAACCAGTGGCCGGCATTGGCTTCCAGCAGCGCGTCGGCGGCCAGCACCTGCGCCGGGTCGCCGTCGGTCTTCAGCACCCAGATGCCGATGTCGAGATGGTTGGTGCGCAGCGTCAGGATGGCATCGTCGAGCTCGCGCGCCATCTTCAGCGGCCACCATTGCGCGCCGGCCGCGACCACGCCGGCGAGGTCGGCGGGCTGGTGCTTGTCGGGGCCGAACACGATGAGCGTGGCCTTGCGTGCCGCGGGATCGATGTGCACGCGCACGGTCTCGTAGCGGTAGCCGTCGGGCTCGACCGTGCGCGACAGCGGCGTCAGCGTGATGCCGTGGTGGCCCTGCGGGCGGTCGCTGGCGGCGGCCAGCGCCGCGGCGCGCTCGGCGACGTATTCGGCGAAGCGCGCCGGCTTGACCACTTCATCGACCAGTTTCCAGTCCCGGGCGCGCTGGCCGCGCACGCCCTCGGTAGTGGTGCAGAAGATATCGGCATGGTCGCGCCGGACCTTGCGCTTGTCGGTCACCCGGGTCAGGCCGCCGGTGCCAGGCAGCACGCCC
Encoded proteins:
- the boxC gene encoding 2,3-epoxybenzoyl-CoA dihydrolase, which produces MSAPATAPLQPAAQAEAPAPVTFERHPDQYRHWKLSFNGPVATLAMDVDEEAGLRPGYALKLNSYDLGVDIELHDALQRIRFEHPEVRTVVLTSARERIFCSGANIFMLGQSSHAWKVNFCKFTNETRNAIEDASEHSGLKFIAACNGTTAGGGYELALACDEIVLVDDRSSAVSLPEVPLLGVLPGTGGLTRVTDKRKVRRDHADIFCTTTEGVRGQRARDWKLVDEVVKPARFAEYVAERAAALAAASDRPQGHHGITLTPLSRTVEPDGYRYETVRVHIDPAARKATLIVFGPDKHQPADLAGVVAAGAQWWPLKMARELDDAILTLRTNHLDIGIWVLKTDGDPAQVLAADALLEANAGHWFVRETIGMLRRTLARLDVSSRSLIALIEQDSCFAGTLLELALAADRSYMLHLPDAPDDAPRIFVSAVNFGRYPMPNGQTRLAARFYGDETALTAVREHIGAPLDALSADSLGLITAAPDDIDWEDEIRIALEERASLSPDALTGMEANLRFGGAENMATRIFGRLTAWQNWIFQRPNAVGENGALKVFGTGNKARFDWDRV